A portion of the Paucilactobacillus hokkaidonensis JCM 18461 genome contains these proteins:
- the recA gene encoding recombinase RecA: MADERKAALDAALRKIEKNFGKGSIMRMGDQADMKIATVSSGSLALDEALGVGGYPRGRIVEMYGPESSGKTTVALHAVAEIQRQGGTAAYIDAENALDPKYAEALGVNVDDLLLSQPDTGEEGLEIADALISSGAIDIVVVDSVAALVPRAEIEGEMGDAHVGLQARLMSQALRKLSGSINKTKTIAIFINQIREKVGVMFGNPEITPGGRALKFYATIRLEIRRSEQIKNGTDIIGNRTKIKVTKNKVAPPFKRAEVDIMYGHGISKTGELVDMAVEKDIVDKSGSWYSYGDERIGQGRENAKQYFADHQDAMDEVMQKVRVAYNMDGTGTPKDDSEPTDPTELDLGDKKDLNDKKSKKVKKD, from the coding sequence TTGGCTGACGAACGAAAAGCAGCGCTTGATGCTGCGTTAAGAAAAATTGAAAAAAACTTTGGTAAGGGCTCCATTATGCGAATGGGTGACCAAGCTGATATGAAAATTGCGACAGTTTCTAGTGGTTCTTTAGCTTTAGACGAGGCGCTAGGCGTTGGCGGGTATCCACGTGGACGAATAGTTGAAATGTATGGTCCTGAAAGTTCTGGTAAAACAACGGTGGCATTACATGCTGTTGCTGAAATTCAACGTCAAGGTGGTACGGCTGCATATATTGATGCAGAAAATGCTTTGGACCCTAAATACGCCGAAGCGCTAGGTGTTAATGTTGATGATTTACTACTTTCGCAACCAGATACAGGTGAAGAAGGTCTTGAAATTGCAGACGCATTAATTTCCAGTGGTGCGATTGATATTGTGGTTGTTGATTCGGTTGCTGCACTTGTGCCACGGGCTGAAATTGAAGGAGAAATGGGTGATGCTCATGTTGGGTTGCAAGCTCGTTTAATGTCACAAGCATTACGTAAATTATCTGGTTCGATCAATAAGACTAAGACGATTGCTATTTTCATTAATCAAATTCGTGAAAAAGTTGGTGTTATGTTTGGTAATCCTGAGATTACACCGGGTGGTCGTGCGCTGAAATTTTATGCTACTATTCGACTAGAAATTAGACGTTCAGAGCAAATTAAAAATGGTACTGACATAATTGGTAATCGGACGAAAATTAAAGTGACTAAAAATAAGGTTGCGCCACCTTTCAAACGGGCTGAAGTTGATATTATGTATGGACACGGTATTTCTAAAACTGGTGAACTGGTTGATATGGCCGTTGAAAAAGATATCGTTGATAAGAGTGGCTCATGGTATTCTTACGGGGATGAACGGATTGGACAGGGACGTGAAAATGCAAAACAATATTTTGCGGACCACCAAGATGCAATGGACGAAGTAATGCAAAAAGTTCGTGTTGCATATAACATGGATGGTACCGGAACCCCTAAGGATGATTCTGAACCTACAGATCCTACGGAACTTGATTTAGGTGACAAAAAGGATTTAAATGATAAAAAGAGTAAAAAAGTAAAAAAAGATTAA
- a CDS encoding competence/damage-inducible protein A, translating into MNSEIVTVGTELLLGRIDNTNARFIADQLAQLGIESHFQTVVGDNEDRIVAVLNQAATRSDLIIICGGLGPTVDDMTLASVSKYLGLNLQVDETQFSQIKAHFNRQHRSMTPENVKQAQFLAGAKILPNDVGLALGDFVKTVKGPDIAVLPGPPSEMETMFINHLVPLLEETYPVQQHLISRVLRFYGISESMLMHQLNDVVISNTNPSIASYAKNHEILIRLTAQGKDDDQINQLLDITQTQILAKVDGYFYGTGSKNSLAKEVVMQLKQKGLTVTAAESLTGGLFQSTICSIAGASKVFDGGFVTYANQAKKDLLHINAQIIDDNGVVSKQTAIAMASQARKIMNTDIGISFTGVAGPDQLEGHPAGTVWIGLSFGDQQVKTQLEQYLQTDSRQSIREKSVLTGLQMILQMVK; encoded by the coding sequence ATGAATAGTGAGATAGTTACAGTTGGTACTGAGCTATTATTAGGACGAATTGATAATACGAATGCGCGTTTTATTGCTGATCAACTGGCACAGTTAGGCATCGAGTCTCATTTTCAAACTGTTGTGGGGGACAATGAAGACAGAATTGTGGCGGTACTTAATCAAGCTGCTACGAGAAGTGATTTGATCATTATTTGCGGTGGATTAGGGCCCACTGTTGATGACATGACTTTAGCCTCAGTTAGTAAGTACCTTGGATTGAATTTGCAAGTTGATGAGACTCAGTTTAGCCAAATAAAAGCTCATTTTAATAGGCAACATCGATCAATGACACCAGAAAACGTTAAGCAGGCCCAATTTTTAGCCGGAGCAAAGATACTGCCTAATGATGTTGGATTAGCGCTAGGAGATTTTGTCAAAACCGTTAAGGGTCCAGATATTGCAGTATTGCCAGGTCCGCCCAGCGAAATGGAAACCATGTTTATAAATCATTTGGTTCCACTCTTGGAAGAGACTTATCCAGTGCAGCAACATTTAATTTCACGTGTCTTGCGGTTTTACGGAATTTCAGAATCCATGTTAATGCATCAATTGAACGATGTAGTGATTAGTAATACTAATCCGTCCATTGCATCGTATGCCAAAAATCATGAGATCTTAATTCGTTTGACTGCTCAAGGAAAAGATGATGACCAAATCAATCAATTACTGGATATAACTCAAACACAAATTTTAGCAAAAGTTGATGGCTACTTTTACGGGACCGGCAGCAAGAATAGCCTGGCCAAAGAAGTTGTGATGCAATTAAAGCAAAAGGGATTAACGGTCACAGCGGCCGAAAGCCTGACAGGTGGATTATTCCAAAGCACCATTTGCAGTATTGCGGGAGCATCAAAAGTTTTTGATGGTGGGTTTGTCACATATGCTAATCAAGCAAAAAAAGATTTATTGCATATCAATGCACAAATTATTGATGATAATGGAGTGGTCAGTAAACAAACTGCCATTGCTATGGCAAGTCAAGCACGTAAGATTATGAATACTGATATTGGCATTTCGTTTACTGGCGTGGCCGGACCAGATCAGCTTGAAGGCCATCCGGCAGGAACGGTTTGGATTGGCCTGAGTTTTGGTGATCAACAAGTGAAAACACAACTAGAACAGTATCTACAAACTGATTCAAGACAGTCGATTCGTGAAAAAAGTGTATTGACAGGGTTACAAATGATTTTACAAATGGTTAAATAA
- the pgsA gene encoding CDP-diacylglycerol--glycerol-3-phosphate 3-phosphatidyltransferase codes for MNLPNKLTLARLIAIPFFLLLLVLPLNWGSVSFAGATITIEQLVAAIIFLAACITDNLDGMIARKYHLVTNFGKFTDPLADKLLVMTAFIMLTANQVVPAWVTVVIIWRELAVTGLRLLIVETNGEVLAAKMPGKIKTVSQFIAITFLLLNNMFFELIHVPFGQIMLYVCLFFTVYSGIDYFVKGRSVFSDGLK; via the coding sequence GTGAATTTACCAAATAAATTAACGTTAGCGCGCTTAATTGCGATTCCGTTTTTCTTGTTACTATTAGTGTTACCACTTAATTGGGGGAGTGTTTCATTTGCTGGGGCAACCATTACCATCGAGCAGTTAGTTGCGGCAATTATATTTTTAGCGGCCTGTATTACTGATAATTTGGATGGGATGATTGCTCGAAAGTATCATTTAGTGACTAATTTTGGTAAATTTACCGATCCTTTGGCCGATAAGTTGTTAGTAATGACAGCATTTATCATGTTAACTGCTAATCAAGTTGTACCAGCATGGGTAACGGTAGTAATTATTTGGCGCGAGTTAGCAGTTACTGGATTGCGATTGTTGATCGTTGAAACTAATGGCGAAGTGTTAGCAGCAAAGATGCCTGGGAAAATTAAAACTGTTAGTCAGTTCATTGCCATTACCTTTCTCTTGCTTAATAACATGTTTTTCGAGTTAATTCACGTTCCATTTGGTCAAATAATGTTGTATGTCTGCCTGTTCTTTACTGTTTATTCAGGGATTGATTATTTTGTTAAAGGACGTTCAGTTTTTTCAGATGGGTTAAAGTAA
- a CDS encoding helix-turn-helix domain-containing protein, with translation MSENAKIEVGKKLHDARVAKGLTLDDLQQATKIQKRYLIAIEDEKFAELPGDFYVRAFVKQYADTVGLDGNDLLLEFNDQLPKTKSSEYSKHISQAVETRTGQHKTVDQIDKARQYLPTIIVVVVIIVILGAIWLTAIGSGHRSSKSDIDSSSVSVSGESSKKESSSASKKQNSSSSSSASSKKAVKLTSVTRSSSAATFKVNNASAQSYTLSVAPTQRAWVAVTGDGTSLFSQTMTASSKQSVKISKSVKQVVLTLGNASGTTIKLNGKTVNTTDSNKYPNVRTVTIVLSGSAAAGTTSSTSSSSSSSTN, from the coding sequence ATGAGTGAAAATGCAAAAATTGAAGTAGGTAAAAAGCTGCATGATGCTCGGGTCGCTAAAGGGCTCACACTAGATGATTTGCAACAAGCTACTAAAATTCAAAAGCGTTATTTAATTGCAATTGAAGATGAAAAGTTTGCTGAATTACCAGGTGATTTTTATGTTCGAGCGTTTGTTAAACAGTATGCTGATACAGTCGGATTAGATGGCAATGATCTGTTATTAGAATTTAACGATCAATTACCTAAGACAAAATCGAGTGAATATTCTAAACATATTTCGCAAGCTGTAGAAACTAGGACCGGACAGCATAAAACTGTGGATCAAATTGATAAAGCACGTCAATATTTACCAACTATCATTGTGGTGGTTGTGATTATTGTTATTTTGGGTGCCATTTGGTTAACGGCTATTGGTAGTGGTCACCGTAGTTCAAAGAGCGATATTGATAGTAGTTCGGTATCTGTGTCTGGCGAATCTAGTAAAAAAGAATCTTCATCAGCAAGTAAAAAGCAAAATAGCAGTAGCAGCTCTTCGGCCAGCTCTAAAAAGGCCGTTAAGCTAACGTCAGTTACTAGGAGTTCAAGTGCGGCAACTTTCAAGGTTAACAATGCGAGTGCTCAAAGTTATACGTTATCAGTTGCACCAACGCAGCGAGCTTGGGTGGCAGTGACGGGCGATGGTACTTCACTATTTAGCCAAACAATGACCGCTAGTAGCAAACAGAGCGTAAAAATTAGCAAGTCTGTCAAGCAAGTTGTATTGACCTTGGGCAATGCCAGTGGGACAACTATTAAATTAAATGGTAAGACCGTTAATACTACGGATAGTAATAAGTATCCAAATGTTCGAACAGTTACAATTGTGTTAAGTGGATCTGCAGCAGCTGGAACGACTAGTTCTACTAGTAGTTCCAGTTCTAGTTCTACTAATTAG
- the yfmH gene encoding EF-P 5-aminopentanol modification-associated protein YfmH: MNEHHYQQLNETIYSQQLENGLWVQVLPKMGFHKTYAILTVDFGSIDRSFIPIGKDEPITVPDGVAHFLEHKMFEKEDHDAFDLFGQLGADSNAFTSFTQTSYLFSATEHVHESLDVLLDFVQSPYFSAKTVEKEKGIIGQEIKMYDDDPNWRLYFGLLGNLYPEDPMHIDIAGSVDSIAKITPQDLYTTYNTFYQPSNMNLFIVGNVDAQQTLDWIDKNQAAKSFDQSTEPQVEFELNDETGGDVIPFRTLEMDVNRPKVMVGVRGINVVQSGKAGLQYRLAVELLLDILFDDTSDNYLRLYNNETIDDSFSYNFEMQRSFHFAYFSSDTDQPERFSDEIISILEGATQQIDAAASQFENIKRAMLGRMISLLDSPEAIANHYSGKLFGGTNLLDEITSLAAVEIDDLYKIATDFIQSQGISVYQIVPKRN; the protein is encoded by the coding sequence ATGAATGAACATCATTATCAACAATTGAACGAAACAATTTATTCTCAGCAGTTAGAGAATGGTTTATGGGTGCAAGTTTTGCCTAAGATGGGTTTTCATAAAACTTATGCAATTTTAACAGTTGATTTTGGTTCAATTGATCGATCATTTATTCCCATTGGAAAAGATGAGCCAATTACAGTTCCTGATGGGGTGGCCCATTTTTTGGAACATAAAATGTTTGAAAAAGAAGATCACGATGCCTTTGATTTATTTGGTCAATTAGGTGCCGATTCGAATGCATTCACAAGCTTTACGCAAACTAGTTACTTGTTTTCAGCAACGGAGCATGTCCATGAAAGTCTGGATGTGTTATTAGATTTTGTACAATCCCCATATTTTTCTGCTAAAACTGTAGAAAAAGAGAAGGGCATCATTGGGCAAGAAATAAAAATGTATGATGATGATCCAAATTGGCGATTGTATTTTGGCTTATTGGGTAATTTGTACCCAGAAGATCCGATGCATATTGACATCGCTGGTAGTGTTGATTCAATTGCTAAAATTACTCCGCAGGACTTATACACAACCTACAATACTTTTTACCAACCCAGCAATATGAACTTATTTATTGTGGGTAACGTTGACGCACAACAAACGTTAGACTGGATTGATAAAAATCAAGCAGCCAAATCATTTGACCAATCCACGGAACCACAGGTAGAATTTGAATTGAACGATGAAACTGGTGGGGATGTGATTCCATTTAGAACCCTTGAGATGGATGTTAATCGGCCAAAAGTAATGGTGGGAGTCAGAGGGATAAATGTAGTTCAGTCGGGTAAAGCGGGGCTTCAATATCGTTTAGCTGTTGAATTACTGTTAGATATTTTATTTGATGATACCTCTGATAACTATTTGCGGTTATACAACAATGAAACGATTGACGATTCATTTAGTTACAATTTTGAAATGCAACGCAGTTTCCATTTTGCTTATTTTAGTAGTGATACAGATCAGCCTGAACGTTTTTCAGATGAAATCATTTCTATTTTAGAGGGAGCAACGCAACAGATTGATGCTGCTGCAAGTCAGTTTGAGAATATTAAGCGCGCCATGCTTGGGCGGATGATTAGTTTACTGGACTCACCAGAGGCCATTGCCAATCATTATTCCGGCAAACTTTTTGGTGGAACTAATTTATTAGATGAAATTACCAGCTTAGCGGCTGTTGAGATTGATGATTTATATAAAATTGCAACTGATTTTATCCAGTCACAAGGAATTTCTGTCTATCAAATAGTGCCAAAGCGAAATTAA
- the yfmF gene encoding EF-P 5-aminopentanol modification-associated protein YfmF, with protein sequence MDFKLTDGVDLHIISTPQFKTNQILINFSTQQSEKNITARSLVADLLETSTHKYPTQTALARQTSSLFGAYVGTNVGRYGNLHALRVRASFVNDQYAVPGLTEQVISLLHEMIFQPLIDNNAFDEPTFNLQRNNLRSSIQALDEDKQFYAAMKLREIYFADNSLLKIPSFGRLSDLDELTPESLVETYRAMVTNDRINIIVLGNVDEKRIVEQFKQFEFQPREAQFGSLFYQQELVATPKVQTETQVLNQSKLNLAYQLPIYYQDADYYASLVMNGILGGSPLSKLFVNVREKASLAYYANSQPNAFNGLFSIQTGIQSDSQKQAQRLIKEQVTAVIEGEFTAELLQEVKDGIINQYETSLDVSSNIVEQVLLDKITNTKTNDLAKKINQVTTADVMRVAAQLKLQATYYLNGDLN encoded by the coding sequence TTGGATTTTAAGCTAACTGACGGAGTTGATCTGCATATTATTTCAACGCCACAATTTAAGACTAATCAAATATTAATTAATTTTAGCACACAACAAAGTGAAAAAAACATCACTGCGCGTAGTTTAGTGGCTGATTTGTTAGAAACCAGCACTCACAAATATCCGACACAAACAGCATTAGCACGGCAAACATCCAGCTTATTTGGTGCTTATGTGGGTACTAATGTGGGTCGGTATGGTAATTTACATGCATTGCGTGTTCGTGCTAGTTTCGTTAACGACCAATATGCTGTTCCAGGTTTAACTGAGCAGGTCATTTCACTATTACATGAAATGATTTTTCAGCCATTAATTGATAACAATGCATTTGATGAACCAACATTTAATTTACAACGCAATAACCTTAGAAGCTCAATTCAGGCGCTAGATGAAGATAAACAGTTTTACGCTGCAATGAAGTTGCGGGAGATCTATTTTGCTGATAATTCTTTATTAAAGATTCCTAGTTTTGGTCGGTTGTCGGATTTAGATGAGCTGACCCCAGAATCGTTAGTTGAAACCTACCGGGCAATGGTGACCAATGATCGGATTAATATTATTGTGTTGGGCAATGTTGACGAAAAACGAATTGTTGAACAATTTAAACAGTTTGAATTTCAACCTCGTGAGGCTCAATTTGGTAGTTTGTTTTATCAGCAAGAGCTGGTAGCGACTCCCAAAGTACAAACAGAAACGCAGGTTTTAAATCAATCTAAACTGAATTTAGCATATCAGCTACCAATTTATTATCAGGATGCCGATTATTATGCTAGTCTTGTGATGAATGGTATTTTAGGTGGATCACCACTATCAAAATTATTTGTTAACGTACGTGAAAAAGCTAGCTTGGCGTATTATGCCAACAGTCAGCCAAATGCGTTTAATGGTTTGTTTTCAATTCAAACTGGAATTCAAAGTGATAGTCAAAAGCAGGCGCAGCGACTAATTAAAGAGCAAGTGACCGCTGTTATTGAGGGCGAATTTACTGCTGAATTATTACAAGAAGTCAAGGATGGCATCATTAATCAGTACGAGACTAGTTTAGACGTTAGCAGTAACATTGTGGAACAAGTTTTATTAGATAAAATTACAAATACAAAAACCAATGATTTAGCTAAAAAAATTAATCAGGTTACAACAGCGGATGTAATGCGGGTAGCTGCGCAACTAAAACTACAAGCAACTTACTACCTGAATGGAGATTTAAATTAA
- a CDS encoding aspartate kinase — protein MKVIKFGGSSLASSEQLKKVIQIISDDPTRRCVVVSAPGKRNPADTKVTDLLIRYADCVIAGRDYQEIAQQIIGRYQEIALGFNFTPEDFAPIRRAILNLPLATYQDNTYLMAAFKAHGEKLNAQLIARVFNLVGIAAQYLDPSAAGLVVTDVPDDAQIKPDSYANLRKWQNNANVLVMPGFFGYNDRGEICTFSRGGSDITGAIMARGLNADLYENFTDVDAIYAVKPNLVSHPHAIGHMTFREMRELSYAGFSVFHDEALIPAIQGNIDVNVKNTNHPDAPGTIISARIQPSKEYPVRGVAASKNFCGLYISKYLLNKEVGFTRKVLDVLYKYNVSYEHMPSGIDDITIIMSEDNLTPDIEQAMMSELQTTIHPDEMHMIHDYAIVMVVGEGMRDTIGIMARAATAFARANIRLQMINQGASEISIMFGVAQNEADRAVSALYAEFFKQD, from the coding sequence GTGAAAGTCATTAAATTCGGTGGCAGTTCTCTTGCCAGTAGTGAACAATTAAAAAAAGTAATTCAAATCATCTCAGACGACCCCACACGTCGTTGTGTGGTTGTTTCAGCTCCAGGAAAACGTAATCCAGCTGATACTAAGGTCACCGACCTTTTAATCCGCTATGCTGATTGTGTCATTGCCGGTCGCGATTATCAAGAGATTGCTCAACAAATTATCGGACGATATCAAGAAATCGCACTTGGCTTTAATTTTACGCCCGAAGATTTTGCGCCTATCAGACGTGCTATTTTAAACTTACCATTGGCTACATATCAAGATAATACATATTTAATGGCTGCCTTTAAAGCACACGGTGAAAAATTGAACGCGCAACTAATTGCACGCGTATTCAACCTTGTCGGCATTGCTGCACAATATCTTGATCCAAGCGCCGCAGGTTTAGTGGTGACCGATGTTCCTGATGATGCTCAAATTAAACCAGATAGTTACGCTAACCTTCGCAAATGGCAAAACAATGCCAATGTCCTAGTGATGCCTGGCTTTTTTGGCTACAATGATCGCGGAGAAATATGTACATTTTCTCGTGGTGGCTCTGATATCACCGGAGCTATCATGGCACGAGGTCTCAATGCTGACTTATACGAGAACTTTACTGACGTTGACGCAATCTATGCGGTCAAGCCAAATCTTGTTAGTCACCCGCATGCAATTGGCCATATGACTTTCCGTGAAATGCGAGAGTTATCTTATGCTGGTTTTTCAGTCTTTCACGATGAGGCCTTGATTCCTGCAATCCAAGGCAACATCGATGTCAACGTCAAAAATACAAACCACCCTGATGCACCGGGAACAATCATCTCCGCGCGCATTCAACCTAGTAAAGAATATCCGGTTCGTGGGGTTGCAGCATCCAAAAATTTCTGTGGCCTTTATATTAGTAAATATTTACTCAATAAAGAAGTCGGATTCACCCGGAAAGTACTTGACGTTTTATATAAATATAATGTCAGTTACGAGCATATGCCATCTGGAATTGATGACATTACCATCATCATGTCGGAAGATAACTTAACACCAGACATTGAACAGGCCATGATGTCCGAGTTACAAACTACCATTCATCCTGATGAAATGCACATGATCCATGATTATGCCATTGTCATGGTGGTTGGCGAAGGAATGCGCGATACCATTGGGATTATGGCTCGCGCTGCAACCGCATTTGCCAGAGCAAATATTCGTTTGCAAATGATCAACCAAGGCGCTTCAGAAATTTCAATCATGTTTGGAGTAGCCCAAAACGAAGCAGATCGTGCGGTCAGCGCGTTGTACGCCGAATTTTTCAAACAAGATTAA
- the cls gene encoding cardiolipin synthase, whose product MVNLWAFIDLVITLNTIAAIIIVFREKRDISATWAWLLVLLLLPIAGFLLYLIAGRKLSHRKIFNLKAQERLGIDQIVANQKLQFDDKELLPANKVTNAARELVRLFLETDNAILTKKNAVRTYTDGEKLFASLFEDIRRAKHHVNIEFFTWYNDQIGNELVHLLEKKAAAGVQVRIIYDILGSHGSKQKLFKHLIELGGQAEPFLTPKYFPITFRLNFRNHRKITIIDGNIGYIGGFNVGDQYLGRKQRFGYWRDTHLRVMGDAVLSMQSRFFLDWNATTKKAQVSFDDKYFPRTKAAGTTSMQIVSSGPDDDRQKIKQGYVKMISIATESIYIETPYFVPDGSVLEALSIAAAAGVDVRIIIPDRPDHPFVYRATEYYCRELIQSGGKVYAYRKGFMHSKMVVIDGKIVSIGSANMDIRSFRLNFEANAFLYDREFARATELIFLHDQESSDFLTTEYFEQQSRFIKVKQALSRLLAPIL is encoded by the coding sequence ATGGTAAATTTATGGGCGTTTATTGATTTAGTAATTACATTAAATACCATCGCTGCCATTATCATTGTTTTTCGAGAAAAACGAGATATTTCCGCGACATGGGCCTGGTTATTGGTATTGTTACTACTACCAATTGCCGGGTTTTTGTTGTACTTAATTGCTGGCAGAAAACTGTCACATCGTAAAATTTTTAATTTAAAGGCGCAGGAACGACTAGGAATCGACCAAATTGTGGCCAATCAAAAGTTACAATTTGATGATAAGGAATTATTGCCGGCGAATAAAGTTACCAATGCTGCCAGAGAGTTAGTTCGACTTTTTTTAGAAACCGATAATGCTATTTTAACCAAGAAAAATGCTGTACGAACTTATACTGATGGTGAAAAACTATTTGCCAGTCTGTTTGAAGATATCCGCCGAGCTAAACATCACGTTAATATTGAATTTTTCACGTGGTACAACGACCAAATTGGAAATGAATTAGTGCACCTGTTAGAAAAGAAGGCTGCTGCTGGAGTTCAAGTTAGGATAATTTATGATATTTTAGGTTCACATGGATCTAAGCAAAAGCTGTTTAAACATTTAATTGAATTGGGTGGACAGGCAGAGCCATTTCTAACACCAAAGTATTTTCCGATTACATTTCGGCTTAATTTTCGGAACCACCGTAAGATTACAATAATAGATGGCAATATTGGCTATATTGGAGGATTTAACGTTGGCGATCAGTATCTAGGCCGTAAACAGCGTTTTGGCTACTGGCGCGATACTCATTTGCGTGTCATGGGAGACGCTGTTTTATCAATGCAAAGTCGGTTCTTTCTTGATTGGAATGCAACTACCAAAAAAGCGCAAGTATCATTTGATGATAAGTATTTTCCTCGAACCAAAGCTGCGGGAACAACGAGTATGCAAATTGTTTCTAGTGGGCCTGACGATGATCGCCAAAAAATTAAACAAGGCTACGTTAAAATGATTTCTATTGCGACGGAATCAATTTATATTGAAACTCCGTATTTTGTGCCAGATGGAAGTGTCTTAGAGGCATTATCAATTGCGGCAGCAGCGGGGGTCGATGTCAGAATTATTATTCCTGATCGTCCGGATCATCCGTTTGTTTATCGCGCAACCGAGTATTATTGTCGCGAATTAATTCAATCCGGCGGCAAAGTTTATGCTTATCGGAAAGGTTTTATGCATTCCAAGATGGTAGTGATCGATGGAAAGATTGTTTCAATCGGTTCTGCTAATATGGATATCCGATCATTCCGGCTGAACTTTGAGGCCAATGCATTTTTATATGATCGCGAATTTGCACGCGCAACTGAGTTAATTTTTTTACATGATCAAGAAAGTTCAGATTTTTTGACGACTGAATATTTTGAACAGCAATCACGCTTTATCAAAGTTAAACAAGCGTTGTCACGATTATTGGCACCGATTTTATAG
- a CDS encoding amino acid ABC transporter substrate-binding protein: MKRFKIWFLLIVLLVPTLVLSGCQSQSVTKRSNSADTWSKIKKRGTVVIGLDDSFVPMGFRQKNGKLVGYDVDLARAVFKQYGIKVDFQTIDWSMKETELRNGTIDLIWNGYTITKARAKSVAFSRPYLENQQILVTKKASNINNFKDMQGKTLGVQNGSTGTSVLDEKPALLKDYIKGKKPILYDTFPEAFIDLNANRIQGILMDKVYAEYYIKHQPDGSAYSTYMSKQIPAEDFAVGMRKGDTTLRKNINKALGKMQQNGQLKKINQKWFGEASNYLGEP, from the coding sequence ATGAAAAGATTTAAAATATGGTTTCTCTTAATTGTTTTGCTGGTGCCAACGCTAGTACTGTCTGGTTGTCAAAGCCAAAGTGTTACAAAAAGATCTAATTCAGCCGATACTTGGAGTAAAATCAAGAAACGCGGCACGGTGGTAATTGGATTGGACGATAGTTTTGTTCCAATGGGATTTCGGCAAAAAAATGGGAAATTGGTTGGTTATGATGTTGATTTAGCCCGCGCTGTTTTTAAACAGTATGGTATTAAAGTGGACTTTCAGACGATTGATTGGTCTATGAAGGAAACTGAATTACGTAATGGGACAATTGATTTGATCTGGAATGGTTATACGATCACTAAAGCCCGCGCTAAAAGTGTTGCCTTTAGTCGTCCTTATTTGGAAAATCAACAAATACTGGTGACTAAAAAAGCCAGCAATATTAATAACTTTAAGGATATGCAAGGTAAAACGTTAGGCGTCCAAAATGGCTCGACTGGAACCAGTGTTTTGGATGAAAAGCCGGCACTATTAAAAGACTATATTAAAGGTAAGAAGCCCATTTTGTATGACACGTTTCCAGAAGCGTTTATTGATTTGAATGCTAATCGAATTCAAGGAATTTTAATGGATAAGGTTTACGCAGAGTACTATATTAAACATCAACCTGATGGTTCTGCATATTCCACTTATATGAGTAAGCAGATTCCAGCTGAAGACTTTGCGGTAGGAATGCGTAAGGGTGATACGACCCTACGTAAAAACATCAACAAGGCCCTTGGAAAGATGCAACAAAATGGACAACTGAAAAAGATTAATCAAAAGTGGTTTGGCGAAGCAAGTAATTACTTGGGAGAGCCTTAA